In the genome of Sinorhizobium chiapasense, the window GGCACGTCGGCAAAGGCGGGGTCGGCGACATACATGTCGCGCGCCTCGAAGGCCAGCCTCGTGGCCTCGGCTTCGATATGGAAACGCTCGACGCCGACCGGATCGTATTTGCTGAGGTCGAAGCCGCTCAGGATGTTAAGCATCAACAATGTCGTGATGCCGACACCGTTCGGCGGGATCTCCAGGAGTTCGATCCCGCGATAGGTCGTCGAAATTGGCTCGACCCAGAAGGCCTCTTGCGTGGCGAAATCCTCCAGCGCATGCATGCCGCCCAGGCTGCGCAGGTATTCCACCATATCCTCGGCGACCCAGCCGGCATAAAAGCCGTCACGGCCCTTGGCGGCGATCTCGCGGAGGACTTTCGCATGCTCGGGCTGGCGGAAGACGTCGCCGGCGTTCGGCGCGTGGCCGCCCTCCTTCAACCACATGCGCGCGCTGTTGGCGTCCGCCTTGAGCTTGCCTTCGTTGCGGGCCCAATCGGTGGCGACGCGCTCTGTCACCACGAAGCCCTCCTCGGCATGGCGGATGGCGGGCTGCAGCAACTCGGCGAGCGGCATGGACCCGAAGCGCTGGTTCAGCTTGCTCCAGGAATCGACGGCGCCGGGTATGGTGACGGCATGCACCGAGGTCAGCCCGATCTCTTTCAGTCCTTGCTTCAGAAGATGCTCGACGGTAAGGCCCTTGGGCGCACGGCCCGAGCCGTTCAGGCCATAGACCTTTCCGCCCTTCGTGGCGCGCGCCGGATCGGCACGGGCGGGGGCAAAGAGAACGAAATTGTCGCCGCCGACGCCGGTCGAGCCCGGCTCCACCACACATTGCACGGCGCAGGCGGCAATGGCTGCGTCGGCAGCGTTGCCGCCGCGGCGCAGGATCTCGATCGCGGCGAGCGTCGAAAGAAAGTGCGAGGTGGCGGCGGCGCCATTCCGGCCCATGACGACGGAACGGCCGGGCAGGTGCAGATCACGCATGGGGAGCTCCGGGGTCTCGGGGAAAACTCAGGACCCGGAGCCTAAGCCCATGGCGGCCGGATGAAAAGGCTGGGAGCAATCGCGGGGCGGCGTGCCACTCGATCGTGCAACAGATCGTGCCCTTCAGACCATTACCCGGGATTCGTTTAGCCGCCGAAAGGAATGAAACCAGCGTTCCGTCTGTCCGAGCATCGTTGCTGGAGGTGGCAATGCCCGCGGCCGCGGGTCGCAAAAAACCCGCCGGCTTTGCCGACGGGTCGTCGAACCCTACAGCGCCGCGCGCCTTATCAGACGCGCAAAGGTCGCTGTAGCACTTTGAATTGCTGCATGCTTCTAACCCTTAAATCGGCTACGATTTAAGGAGACATGCAGTAGCGGAGGTGAACCTTACTCCGCCTTGGCGCCGCCCAGAAATTCCTCACACCAGCTCGGGCCGTTGGCGCGCTTGCGGTCGCCGACGAGGCGGACGGCGCGGATGACGTAGTCGGACGAGACGGTGAGTTGTACCGAGCAGCTCAAGTATTCCGTGCGGGCGGCGGAGATGCGCTTGCCGCGTTTGCCGTCGGCGGTCTTTTCATACTCGGCCGGGACCTTGCGGGTCTTGTAGCCGCCCTTCCAACTGTAGACGGTATCGTCACCCGTTTCGACGTCGGCGATCGGGGGGCCGAACTGAGCGAAGAAGGTGCCGGCAGGCTTGCCAAGCCATTGCGTTTCGACCGCGTTTCTTGCCACTCCAGAAGTCGTCGTGCAGCCGGCAAGGGCCAGCGCAAGGCCGGCGACCGTCATCATGCGGAAGTTCATGTTTTTGTCCCTTTGAGTCTCGTACTGAAATTTCCGGCGCGGAAGCCCGTATCCCCCGGATTTCCTAGCTTTCCGCTGTGCCTCTAGCGCCAAAGCGTGTGAAAGAAAATCCGCCATGGCCGCCGGTTTTGAGGAAATTATGAAGCGTTGCAGAAACGCCCTATTGCCGCTCGGCGCGAGGCACGCCGCGGGGTTTTCCACTGCTCGAAATTTTTGCGTCAGGCGGCGTTCTTTTTTGCGATGGGCGCTTGTGAAATCGAAAATGCTGTTCTATAGAGGCGCCGCTGGTCACGGAGTGTAGCGCAGTCTGGTAGCGCACCACGTTCGGGACGTGGGGGTCGCGTGTTCGAATCACGCCACTCCGACCAGCCAAATCAATCATTTACCGAACTATTTTGTCGACGAGGTCGCGCGATTGTCGCGGCGTAACGGCATCCACGGTCCATTAGGGAATCGGGTGGCGCAGGCTCTGGGTCGCGCTATGTCCTGCAACGGCGGCTTGTGGCCGAGGCGGACTGTCCCACGGCGTTCGGAAACGATGAAACAGTCCTATCGATCGTCATGATCGACGCGGCAGCTTACGAATGGGCGGTCGAGTTTAAAACCCTAATTTCTCAGGGGCGGACACGAGACGGGATCGTTTCCCGGCTTCGCTCCACGCAGTTTCGACGGCTTCGTCTCGGCGGCCTGAGCCGACGCAAGCAGGCGCCTTGATTGTTCAGTTTGAAATAGACCGTAAACCAAATGTTATCTATTCAGGGTGAACGATCAGCGCCACTATGCCCTTCAGCAAACGCACTCCCGTGAGGTCGCGATGTTGAAGGAACCAATTTTCACACTGCGCGAAATCGTTATCTGGTCTGCCATCTTGGGCAGTGTCATCGGGTACCAGCTTTGGCGCAACGGCGACCCGCCTCCGCTGACGATGCAGATGGCTCCGATCGAGCGGAACGCTTGATGATCCGCGATGAGTCCTCACTCCTCGGGAAGTCCGTTGCGTCGTGCAGCCTTGAGCAGCACGAGTTCGGGTGCAGCGGCGCCGAATTCCTCTTCCAGCCGATTGGCCTCGTCGTCATCCAGGCGGTATTTCCGCGCAAATGCTTCCATCGTCATCGTGGCGGTCTGAAGCAGCTTTGGGCATCTCGTTCCTGTCGTCGCCAACCATCGGGCGTCTCCTCGCTTCATCTGGCGAAAGCTAGGGCGGTCGACACTGTTTGGAAGAGATAAAGCGGAGCGATCTCCGACGACCGCGAGACCAATGAAAAGGGGCCGAATGGCCCCTTTTGCAACTTCGATAAGTTGCCGGTCAGCCGTCGATCGTGTCGATGATTTCGGCCGCCTTGCCGGCAGTGACGCGACGGATCTCCACGTCCTCTCGCCGGCCCGCGAAGAGTTCCGTCGCCATCAGCTGGTCGGCTAGGTCCGCCGGCAGCGACAGGATCACCCGGCTTTCTTCCGCATGGATGCCGCCGAGGGCGGCGCGCTTGGCGGTGATCATGCCGCCGGCAACTGTGTTGTTGGTGTCCGGGTCGATCAGGATGAAGGCGCCGGTGGTGCGGTTCTGTTCGTAAGCGTCGAAGATCGCCTGTTCATCGAAGACGAGATGAACCTTGCCGATGGCGTTCATCGGCAGCTCGTCCGCATGGTTCCACTTGCCGGTCTTGAGATCGAGCTGGCTTGCGGGTTGCACCTGCACGCGCTGGCGGCGGCTGCCGGATTTCAGCCAGTAGCGCTTGCCGGGCTGGATGCCCTCCGGCTGAAGGGCAACGAGCTGGGCGTCGAAGGCAAGTCCGGTCATCGGCTGGCTGTCGATCGCCGCGATCACGTCGCCGCGCGAGACGTCGACCTGGCGGTCGAGCACCAGCGTGACCGCGTCGCCGGCGACGGCCGCGTTGCGCACGAGGTCGAAGGTGACGATCTTGGTGACGTTGGCGACCATGCCGGACGGCAGGATCACGACGGAGTCGCCGGGTTTCACCGAGCCGCCGGCAACCGTGCCCTGATAGCCGCGGAAGCTCTCGCCCGGGCGCGAGACGCGTTGAACGGGCAGGCGGAAGCCGACGGTCTGCGCGGAGCGGGTCGTTGCGAGTTCCAAAACCTCGATCAGCGTCGGGCCATCGTACCAGGGCATGGAGGCACGGCCGTCATAGACGACGTTCTCGCCCTTGAGTGCCGAAACCGGGATCGCCGTGACTTGCCGCACACCGAGCGACAAGGCGAGTTCCTTGAACTCGTGCGAGATCTGCTCGAAGCGGGCGCGGTCATAATTGGTGAGGTCGATCTTGTTGACGGCGAGCACGAACTGGCGGATGCCCATCAGCGTTGCGATCGTCGCGTGGCGGCGGGTCTGCTCCAGAAGGCCGACGCGCGCATCGACCAGGAGCACGGCGAGATCGGCGGTCGAGGCGCCGGTCGCCATGTTGCGCGTGTATTGCTCGTGACCGGGCGTGTCGGCAACGATGAAGGAGCGCTTGTCGGTCGAGAAGTAGCGATAGGCGACATCGATGGTGATGCCCTGTTCGCGCTCGGCCTGCAGCCCGTCCAGAAGCAGCGCGAAATCGGGCAGGCCGAGATCGTTCTGCTTGCCGTTGGAATCACGCTGAAGGGTTGCGGCCTGGTCTTCCTTGACCGCCTTGGTGTCCCACAGCAGCCGACCGATCAGCGTCGATTTGCCGTCGTCGACGCTGCCGCAGGTGATGAGGCGAAGCGGGCGGGAATCGCGTGTGGCGCGCACCGGCTCCTGCGCCGGATAGGCTGCCACGGCGGTTGCGTCGTCCAGGGCGGCGTTCGCGATTGCGGGTGCGGTCATCAGAAATATCCCTCGCGTTTTTTCTTTTCCATCGAGCCTGACTGGTCCCGGTCGATGGCGCGTCCCTGTCGTTCGGAGACGGTCGCGGTTTCAAGTTCGGAAATGATGGCGTCGAGCGTCGTGGCGCTGGAACGGATGGCGCCCGTCAGCGGGAAACAACCGAGCGTGCGGAAGCGGATCACTTCCTCGCGCTTCATCTCGCCTGGAAGAAGTTCGAGACGCGGATCCTCGGCAAGGATCATCATGCCGTCACGTTCGACAATCGGGCGCTTCTTGGCGAAGTAGAGCGGCACGATCGGAATCTCTTCCGCCTGGATGTAGCGCCAGATGTCGACCTCGGTCCAGTTGGAGAGCGGGAACGCGCGCACGCTTTCGCCCTTGCGGATCATGCCGTTATAGAGGTTCCAGAGCTCGGGGCGCTGGTTGCGCGGATCCCAGCGGTGGTCCGGCGTGCGGAACGAATAGATCCGCTCCTTGGCGCGGCTTGCTTCTTCGTCGCGGCGTGCGCCGCCGAAGGCGGCATCGTACCGGCCGGCATCAAGCGCCTGGCGCAGTGCTTCCGTCTTCATGATGTCGGTATAGAGCGCCGAGCCGTGCGAGAAGGGGGTGACATTCTCCTTCGCCCCGCGCGGGTTGGTATGGACGACCAGGTCGAGATCGTATTTTTCGACCATCTCGTCGCGAAACGCGATCATTTCCTGGAACTTCCAGCCGGTATCGACATGAAGCAGCGGGAAGGGGACGCGGCCAGGGTAGAAGGCCTTGCGCGCCAGATGCAAGAGCACGGACGAATCCTTGCCGATCGAATAGAGCATCACCGGGCGCTCGAATTCGGCGGCAACCTCACGGAAAATGTGGATCGCTTCGTTTTCGAGCGCCTTGAGATGCGGATCGAGCGGCGGCTTCGTGCTCTGCGGATTATGCAGTTCCGTTTCCGGATGGTTATGGGGCATTTCGAACTCCGGGGAGGATACTTTGTCTCTGATGCGCCGGCCGCCTTCAGGCGGCGTTGCTGGCGCTGGGAATGATGGAGGAGGCCGCTTCCGGAACGTGCAGGCCGCATTCGCGCTTCTCGTCGTTCTCCCACCACCAGCGTCCGGCGCGCTCCAGCTCGCCGGGCTTTATCGCGCGGGTGCAGGGCTCGCAGCCGATCGAGGGATAGCCGCGGTCGTGCAGCGGGTTGACCGGAATGGCTTGTGCTGCGACATGGGCGCGGATCGCCTCGATATCCCAATCCGCGAGCGGATTGATCTTGATAAGCCCGCGTTCGATGTCGGCTTCGGCAAACGGGGTAGCGGCACGATTGCCCGACTGACCGCGGCGAAGGCCGGTGATCCAGTAGCTTGCCCCCTCGAGCGCACGCGCAAGCGGCTTCAGCTTGCGCACGCCGCAACAGGCATGTCTGGCTTCCACGCTTTCGTAGAAACCGTTCATGCCATACTGCGCCACATAGGCGTCGATGTCGGACTTTTCGGGGTAGAAACGCTTGATGAGGATCCCGTAGGTTTCCTCGGTCTTGTCGATAAGCGCGACAGTCTCGTTGAAGAGGCGGCCAGTCTTCAGCGTCGCTACATCGATGTCGAGGCGGTCGGTGCCGATCGCGGCCGTGATAACCTGATCCTCGATACCGAGCGACGTCGTGAAAACGGCCCTGCCTTCAAGACCGGCGATGAGCGCCAGGCGTCCGGCAAGATCGAGGCCTTCGAGCGCCTCGCTCAGGGCTTCCGCTTGGGCTTCGAGGGTCTGCGTGGTCATGGCTACATCCCGTTGCAATTTGCTCGGAATATCGCAGCCGTTTGTGACAAATGACAGAAAAACGGATTTCTATTGCTCAAGGATCAGAGCAAATATCTCTCTGATCCCTAAAGTTCTAAGAAAACCTAGTAATTTGATAGATTACTCATGGTGGAAGGGCGCATGGTAAGCTCCGCCGGCGAACACAGGCCCATGCTCGCCATTCAAGAATAGTTGAATACCCTGTCCTTTCGTTCCGCGTGCTCCAGGTTCAGGCTGATCTTCCGATCGCTAAAAGGAGACAAGTGATGGTTAGGTCCTTACCCGCTCGCATCCTTGTTGGAGGCTCGCTCGGACTGCTTCTCGTGACTGGCGCCTATGCCCACCATGGCTGGTCCTGGGCGGAGGCCGATCAAATCGAACTTTCCGGGACAATCCGGGAGATTTCCATGGCCCCGCCGCATCCGACGCTGGACGTCGAGACGGAGAATGACGGCCTCTGGCGGGTCGAACTTGCCAACCCGCGGCAGACTGAGCGCTCCGGCTTTGTCGAGGGCGTGGCGAAAGTCGGCGATCCCGTGGTGGCCCTCGGCAACCGTTCGCTCGATCGGAACGAGAAGAGGATGAAGGCCGTTCGGATCACCGTCGCCGGCAAAGTCTATAACCTCTATCCGGAACGGATACAGACGAATTGACGAACGGGATGGAGGCGTTGGAGTGGATCGGCGCCCTGCCTTTCGCGGTGGCGATACGACGCTCCGCGCTCCTCTACCTGTTCGTGAACGCTGCCCATATCCTGTCGATCGGAATAATCGTCGGTGCGATCCTGCCACTCGACCTGCGCCTGATCGGGTTTTTCGGCAAGGTGCCGGTCCCGGCGATCGGGCCGTACCTCTCGCGCGCCGCAGCAACCGGCGTAGTCCTAGCCATCGTCACGGGCTTCTGCCTCTTCAGTGTCCGCCCGCTTGAATATGCGGGCAACGCTGCCTTCCTGACAAAAATCACGCTGCTCGCACTCGGCATCGTCAATGCGGTTTTGCTGCATCTGACGCCGCAATGGCGTGTCGCCGTCAAAGGCGGACCGCTCTCCTGGAGAGTCCGCCTTTCGGCACTGCTTTCGATGGCGATCTGGACCGGAGCGGTCCTTGCCGGCCGCTGGATCGGTTTTCTTTCGGAGTGAGGACATGCCCAGGGAGCCGGACGCACTTTTTGACCCGCCTCCAGGCTCCTTACCATCTACCGGTCGCTGAGCGCCCAGCGCGGATTGATCCAGGGCTCCTGGTTGGAGCGGGCGAGCGGCTGCTTACCGAGGATGTGGTCGGCTGCCTTCTCGCCGGTCATGATCGAGGGACCGTTGAGGTTGCCGTAGGTGACATGCGGGAAGATTGAGGAGTCGGCGACGCGCAAGCCATCGACGCCGATCACCCGCGTTTCCGGATCCACCACTGCCATCGGGTCGTCCTTGGCGCCCATCTTGCAGGTGCCGCAGGGATGGTAGGCGCTTTCGAGATGTTCACGCAGGAAGGCGTCGATCTCCTCGTCCGTCTGGACCTTGTCGCCAGGCTGAATTTCCGGTCCGCGGTACTGGTCGAAGGCCTTCTGGGCGAAGATCTCGCGCGTCAGCCGCACGCAGTGGCGGAATTTCTCCCAGTCCTCCGGGTGGCTCATGTAGTTGAAGCGGATCACCGGATCGGCCGTCGGGTCGGACGAGCGAAGGGTGACGCTGCCGCGCGACTGTGAGAGGTTGTAGCCGACATGGACCTGGAAGCCGTGCGTGTTGGCCGCCGCCTTGCCGTCGTAGCTGATCGCCACGGGCAGGAAATGGTACTGGATATCGGGCTGTTTGACCCCCGGTGCCGAACGAAGGAAGGCGCAGGCCTCGAACTGGTTGGAAACGCCGAGGCCTCTCTTGAAGAGTAGCCATTGCGCGCCCGCGACCCCCTGCCAGAACCATGGCAGCCAAGAATAGAGCGACACCGGCTTCGTGCTGACCTGCTGGAAATAAAACTCCATGTGATCCTGAAGGTTCTGACCGACGCCCGGCCGGTCGGCCTTCACCTCGATGCCCATCTCCTTCAGATGCGCCGCCGGACCGATGCCGGAGAGCATCAACAGCTTCGGCGAGTTGAAGGAGGAGGCGGAGACGATCACTTCGCGGTTGGCCTTCACCACCTCGGTTTGACCATTGCGCTCGATCTCGACGCCGGTCGCGCGGCCGTTCTCGATGACGACCTTGTGGGCGAGGCAGCGGATCAGTCGGACATTCGGGCGCTTCAGCGCCGGCTTCAGATAGGCGGAGGCCGCTGACCAGCGCCGGCCTTGCCAGGTCGTCTGCTCCATCAGGCCGAAGCCTTCCTGCTTGGAGCCGTTATAGTCGTCGGTGAGTTCGAACCCTGCCTGCTTCCCCGCCTGGATGAAGGCGTGAAAAAGCGGGTTCCTGACGCTGCCGCGCTGGACATGCAGCGGCCCCTGCGTGCCGCGCCAGCCGTCTTCGCCACCATGCGAATGTTCCATCCGCTTGAAATAGGGAAGCACATCGGCGTAGGCCCAGCCTTGGGCGCCCAACTCCTCCCAGCGGTTGAAGTCCTCCGCGTGGCCGCGCACATAGACCATGCCGTTGATCGAGGAGGAACCGCCGATCACCTTGCCGCGCGGCGCGGTGATGCGTCGGTTGTTGAGGTTCGGCTCCGGTTCGGAGAGATAACCCCAATTGTAGCGGTTCATGCTCATCGGCCAGGCGAGCGCTGCCGGCATCTGGATGAACGGGCCGACGTCCGAGCCGCCGAACTCCAGCACGATGACCGAATGCTTGCCGTCTTCCGACAGGCGATAGGCCAGCGCCGAGCCAGCCGAACCGGAACCGATGATGACGAAATCTGCCTGCATATGCGTGGTCTTTCTTATAGATACTGCTCCATTAGATACTGCTCCATGTGCCCCTCATCCGGCTGCCGCCACCTTGTCCCCGCTTGCGGGGAGAAGGGACAAGCGGCGCCCGTTTGCATCTCTCCCGCTTGGGAGCAAAAAGGGGTTCGCCGCGTCCTCCAGTCCCCTCTCCCCGCGAGCGGGGAGAGGGTTAGGGTGAGGGGCAAATGCCAACTGCAACGGTCAGTACGGCGCCTGCACCGGCCCCATGCCGACATAGACGGTCTTGAGCTCGGTATAGTGGTTGAGCGCCGCGACCGAATTCTCCCGCCCGAAGCCCGATTGCTTCGAACCGCCGAAGGGGATCTCGACCGGGCAGAGATTGTAGGTGTTGATCCAGAGCGTACCCGCCTCGAGCCGGTCGACCACCCGATGCGCACGGGTGATGTCGGCCGTGAAGACGCCGGCGGAGAGACCGAATTCGGTGGCGTTCGCCCGAGCGACGACCTCCGCCTCGTCGTCGAAGTCGAGCACGCACATGACCGGCCCGAAGATCTCCTCGCGCGCGATCGTCATCCCGTCGGTGACGTCGGCAAAGACGGTCGGCTGGATATAGGTGCCGCCGGTGTTGACGTCGTTCGGAATGCCGCCGCCGGTCAACAGCCGCGCGCCCTCCGCCTTGCCCTTCTCGATGTAGGAGAAGACTTTGTCGCGCTGCGCCTTCGAAACCATCGGCCCAAGCTGTGTCGCCTCGTCCATCGGGTCGCCGATCACGATCGCCTCGGTCCGCTCCTTAAGGCGCGCCAGAAATGCTTCCTTGACTTTTCTCTGCACGAAGACGCGGGTGCCGTTCGAGCAGACCTGGCCGGTCGAATAGAAATTGCCGAGCATGGCGCCGCCGATGGCACTTTCGAGATCGGCATCGTCGAAGACGATCAACGGCGACTTGCCGCCGAGCTCCATCGTGACGTGCTTGAGTTCGGATGCGGCCGCCCCCGCCACTTGTCTGCCCGTCGGCACCGAGCCGGTGAGCGACACCTTGGCGACATCGGGGTGGTTGACGAGCAGCGGACCGGTGCCGCGGTCGCCTTGGATGACATTGTAGAGGCCCTTGGGCAGGCCGGCTTCGACCAGGATTTCGGCGATCTTCAGCGCGCCGAGGGGCGTGTTTTCCGAAGGCTTGAAGACCATGGCATTGCCGGCCGCGAGCGCCGGCGCGCCCTTCCAGCAGGCGATCTGCTGCGGATAGTTCCAGGCGCCGATGCCGACACAGACGCCGAGCGGCACCCGCTTGGTATAGGCGAAGTCGCCGCCAAGCGGGATATAGTCACCGTTGAGTGCGGCTGCCACGATGCCGCCGAAGAATTCGAAGCTGTCGGCGCCCGAGGTCGGGTCGGCGACGATCGTTTCCTGGATCGGCTTGCCGGTATCGAGTGTTTCCAACTCGGAAAGCGCGCGGTTGCGCTCGCGCATGATCTCGGCGGCGCGCTTCAGGATGCGGCCACGTGCAGTCGGGCTCATCGCCGCCCATTCCGGCTGCGCCCGTTTTGCGGCGGCGATCGCCTTTTCGACGATCGCAGGCGTCGCTGCATGAAGACGGGCGATCACCTCGCCGGTCGCGGGATAAACGCTCTCGATCACCGTGCCGGCGGTGTCCTCGATATATTCCCCGTCGATGAAGTGCGAGGCTTGCGGTTGGGCTTTCATGTCATTCTCCTCGCGGGTAGCGTTTGGATTCCTCGAGGTTGTCGAGGTTCATGTGGTTGCGCATGTAGCGCTCGGATGCCTTCTGCAGCGGCTGATGGTCCCAGGGGTAATAGGCACCGTTCCTGAGCGCCTCGTAGACCACCCAGCGCCGCGCCTGGCTTTCGCGCACCGCGGCGTCGAAGCCTTCCATGTCCCAGTGGGCGGCGCGCATGTCGCGGAAGGCCGTGAGCGTCGCCTGGTCGACAGGCCCGCGCGGCTTTTCCGCGAGATTGGTGAGTTCCAGCGGATCGGCTTCGAGGTCGTAGAGCTGGTCTGGATCAAGCGCGCAATGGACATATTTCCACTTGCCTTCGCGGATGGCGACGAGCGGCGCGTAGGAAGCCTCCGCCGCATATTCCATCAGCACCGGTTCCGTCCGCTCCGCACCGGTCACCATCGGCAGCAGGCTGACGCCGTCCGTCCAGGGCTTCACCTCGTCCATGGAAATGCCGGCGAGGTCGGCAAGCGTCGGCGTCACGTCGAGATTCGAGGTCGGCGCCAGATGCAGACCGGGTATGACGCCGGGTCCGGCGATCATCAGCGGCACGCGCGCCGAGCCCTCGAAGAAGTTCATCTTGAACCATAGGCCGCGCTCGCCGAGCATGTCGCCATGGTCGGAGCAGAAGAGAATAAGCGTGTCGTCGAGCATCCTCGTCCGCGTGAGGGTGTCGATCAGCTCGCCGACCTTTTCGTCGAGATAGGAGATGTTGGCGAAATAGGCGCGCCGCGAGCGGCGGATGTTCTCCTCGGTAATCTCGAAGTTTTCGTAATCACAGGAGTGCATGATGCGCCGCGAATGCGGGTCCTGCCGCTCGAAGGGGAGCGCGCCGACTTCTGGCAGCAGATGCTCGCAGTTCTCGTAGAGATCCCAGAACTTGCGCCGCGCGACGTAGGGATCATGCGGGTGCGTGAAGGAAGCGGTGAGGCACCAGGGGCGGCGGCTTTCGTCGTCGTTCTCGCGCGAAAGCCGATAGAGCTTCTGGTTCGCCAGAAAGGCCACCTCGTCGTCATATTCCATCTGGTTGGTGATCTCCGCCACGCCGGCGCCGGTGACGGAACCGAGATTGTGGTACCACCAGTCGATCCGCTCGCCGGGCTTGCGATAATCGGGCGTCCAGCCGAAATCGGCCGGATAGATATCGGTCGTCAGGCGCTCTTCGAAGCCGTGCAGTTGATCCGGTCCGACGAAATGCATCTTGCCCGAAAGCGCGGTGTAGTAGCCGGCCCGGCGCAGGTGATGGGCATAGGTCGGGATCGAGGACTGATACTCGGCGGCGTTGTCGTAGACGCGTGTGCGGCTCGGCAACTGGCCGGCCATGAAGGAGGCGCGGGCGGGAGCGCACAGCGGAGATGATGTGTAATTGTTGCGGAAGCGGGCCGAGCGTTTGGCCAGCGCCTTGAGGTTCGGCGCATGCAGGAAGTCGGCGGGGCCGTCCGGAAAGAGCTTTCCGTTCAGCTGATCCACCATGATGATCAGGATATTCGGCTTGCCGGCGGTCACTTATCGGTTCCTTGATGGTTCGAATTACAATCTGCTCGGTGCGGGCGATCGCCCCTCATCCGGCTGCCGCCACCTTCTCCCCGCACGCGGGGAGAAGGATATGCCGCGCCGCTCAGGTCCCCTCTCCCCGCGTGTGGGGAGAGGGCTGGGGTGAGGGGCGATTTCCACCATCCGCCGCCCGTAAATGCGCATTCACATAATCCTCCGTCAGCGCAATCGAAGCTTCGATGCTGATCGGAGCCGAGCGAAGACTTTGGCGGATATAGAG includes:
- the ggt gene encoding gamma-glutamyltransferase translates to MRDLHLPGRSVVMGRNGAAATSHFLSTLAAIEILRRGGNAADAAIAACAVQCVVEPGSTGVGGDNFVLFAPARADPARATKGGKVYGLNGSGRAPKGLTVEHLLKQGLKEIGLTSVHAVTIPGAVDSWSKLNQRFGSMPLAELLQPAIRHAEEGFVVTERVATDWARNEGKLKADANSARMWLKEGGHAPNAGDVFRQPEHAKVLREIAAKGRDGFYAGWVAEDMVEYLRSLGGMHALEDFATQEAFWVEPISTTYRGIELLEIPPNGVGITTLLMLNILSGFDLSKYDPVGVERFHIEAEATRLAFEARDMYVADPAFADVPVQKLLSAGFAEELRGRIDLKKAMPTLGTTPATTTYRDTVYISVVDEEGNACSFINSLFWPYGTGLSSPKTGVLLQNRGTGFSLDPAHPNCVAPWKRPLHTIIPAMAMKDGKPWLSFGVMGGGFQPVGQSHVLTNILDFGMNVQEAIDCARGFHQMGRFEAERGIREHVLHGLAALGHEIKMAEMPHGGGQAIMIDAANGVLQAGSDPRKDGCALAF
- the cysN gene encoding sulfate adenylyltransferase subunit CysN, yielding MTAPAIANAALDDATAVAAYPAQEPVRATRDSRPLRLITCGSVDDGKSTLIGRLLWDTKAVKEDQAATLQRDSNGKQNDLGLPDFALLLDGLQAEREQGITIDVAYRYFSTDKRSFIVADTPGHEQYTRNMATGASTADLAVLLVDARVGLLEQTRRHATIATLMGIRQFVLAVNKIDLTNYDRARFEQISHEFKELALSLGVRQVTAIPVSALKGENVVYDGRASMPWYDGPTLIEVLELATTRSAQTVGFRLPVQRVSRPGESFRGYQGTVAGGSVKPGDSVVILPSGMVANVTKIVTFDLVRNAAVAGDAVTLVLDRQVDVSRGDVIAAIDSQPMTGLAFDAQLVALQPEGIQPGKRYWLKSGSRRQRVQVQPASQLDLKTGKWNHADELPMNAIGKVHLVFDEQAIFDAYEQNRTTGAFILIDPDTNNTVAGGMITAKRAALGGIHAEESRVILSLPADLADQLMATELFAGRREDVEIRRVTAGKAAEIIDTIDG
- the cysD gene encoding sulfate adenylyltransferase subunit CysD, translated to MPHNHPETELHNPQSTKPPLDPHLKALENEAIHIFREVAAEFERPVMLYSIGKDSSVLLHLARKAFYPGRVPFPLLHVDTGWKFQEMIAFRDEMVEKYDLDLVVHTNPRGAKENVTPFSHGSALYTDIMKTEALRQALDAGRYDAAFGGARRDEEASRAKERIYSFRTPDHRWDPRNQRPELWNLYNGMIRKGESVRAFPLSNWTEVDIWRYIQAEEIPIVPLYFAKKRPIVERDGMMILAEDPRLELLPGEMKREEVIRFRTLGCFPLTGAIRSSATTLDAIISELETATVSERQGRAIDRDQSGSMEKKKREGYF
- a CDS encoding phosphoadenylyl-sulfate reductase, giving the protein MTTQTLEAQAEALSEALEGLDLAGRLALIAGLEGRAVFTTSLGIEDQVITAAIGTDRLDIDVATLKTGRLFNETVALIDKTEETYGILIKRFYPEKSDIDAYVAQYGMNGFYESVEARHACCGVRKLKPLARALEGASYWITGLRRGQSGNRAATPFAEADIERGLIKINPLADWDIEAIRAHVAAQAIPVNPLHDRGYPSIGCEPCTRAIKPGELERAGRWWWENDEKRECGLHVPEAASSIIPSASNAA
- a CDS encoding DUF6152 family protein codes for the protein MVRSLPARILVGGSLGLLLVTGAYAHHGWSWAEADQIELSGTIREISMAPPHPTLDVETENDGLWRVELANPRQTERSGFVEGVAKVGDPVVALGNRSLDRNEKRMKAVRITVAGKVYNLYPERIQTN
- a CDS encoding DUF6644 family protein, giving the protein MEALEWIGALPFAVAIRRSALLYLFVNAAHILSIGIIVGAILPLDLRLIGFFGKVPVPAIGPYLSRAAATGVVLAIVTGFCLFSVRPLEYAGNAAFLTKITLLALGIVNAVLLHLTPQWRVAVKGGPLSWRVRLSALLSMAIWTGAVLAGRWIGFLSE
- the betA gene encoding choline dehydrogenase produces the protein MQADFVIIGSGSAGSALAYRLSEDGKHSVIVLEFGGSDVGPFIQMPAALAWPMSMNRYNWGYLSEPEPNLNNRRITAPRGKVIGGSSSINGMVYVRGHAEDFNRWEELGAQGWAYADVLPYFKRMEHSHGGEDGWRGTQGPLHVQRGSVRNPLFHAFIQAGKQAGFELTDDYNGSKQEGFGLMEQTTWQGRRWSAASAYLKPALKRPNVRLIRCLAHKVVIENGRATGVEIERNGQTEVVKANREVIVSASSFNSPKLLMLSGIGPAAHLKEMGIEVKADRPGVGQNLQDHMEFYFQQVSTKPVSLYSWLPWFWQGVAGAQWLLFKRGLGVSNQFEACAFLRSAPGVKQPDIQYHFLPVAISYDGKAAANTHGFQVHVGYNLSQSRGSVTLRSSDPTADPVIRFNYMSHPEDWEKFRHCVRLTREIFAQKAFDQYRGPEIQPGDKVQTDEEIDAFLREHLESAYHPCGTCKMGAKDDPMAVVDPETRVIGVDGLRVADSSIFPHVTYGNLNGPSIMTGEKAADHILGKQPLARSNQEPWINPRWALSDR
- the betB gene encoding betaine-aldehyde dehydrogenase is translated as MKAQPQASHFIDGEYIEDTAGTVIESVYPATGEVIARLHAATPAIVEKAIAAAKRAQPEWAAMSPTARGRILKRAAEIMRERNRALSELETLDTGKPIQETIVADPTSGADSFEFFGGIVAAALNGDYIPLGGDFAYTKRVPLGVCVGIGAWNYPQQIACWKGAPALAAGNAMVFKPSENTPLGALKIAEILVEAGLPKGLYNVIQGDRGTGPLLVNHPDVAKVSLTGSVPTGRQVAGAAASELKHVTMELGGKSPLIVFDDADLESAIGGAMLGNFYSTGQVCSNGTRVFVQRKVKEAFLARLKERTEAIVIGDPMDEATQLGPMVSKAQRDKVFSYIEKGKAEGARLLTGGGIPNDVNTGGTYIQPTVFADVTDGMTIAREEIFGPVMCVLDFDDEAEVVARANATEFGLSAGVFTADITRAHRVVDRLEAGTLWINTYNLCPVEIPFGGSKQSGFGRENSVAALNHYTELKTVYVGMGPVQAPY